A genomic window from Streptomyces sp. HUAS YS2 includes:
- a CDS encoding LLM class flavin-dependent oxidoreductase has product MTGQKIPPLAFGFGAPTGLRDLPELLRTTRQADRDALDLFSLSDHPYLGDRVDAYATLGFVLGGTERIAGFANVSNLPTRPAPMLARTVTSLSALSEGRVVLGLGVGGLWDRITAMGVDRLSPADAVAAFEEAIVLIKSLAGGGPPVTHDGRFYRVAGIEPSPVAAPPVWTGSVGPKSLAATGRVADGWIPGHAADWLSDRYRESRPVIDAAAAAVGRDPGEIRTVFNFPGRITERPLTATRDDQGRWIGGSVDQWVEELTGAVLEHGASGFVLFANDYGHVDLTTLGRWATEVAPAVREAVAKERG; this is encoded by the coding sequence TTGACCGGACAGAAGATTCCGCCGCTCGCCTTCGGCTTCGGGGCGCCCACCGGGCTCCGCGACCTGCCCGAGCTGCTGCGCACGACCCGGCAGGCCGACCGCGACGCGCTCGATCTCTTCTCGCTGTCGGACCATCCGTACCTGGGCGACCGCGTGGACGCGTACGCCACGCTCGGCTTCGTCCTCGGTGGCACGGAACGGATCGCGGGCTTCGCCAACGTCAGCAATCTGCCGACCCGCCCGGCACCGATGCTGGCACGGACGGTGACCTCGCTGTCGGCGCTCTCCGAGGGCCGGGTCGTCCTCGGCCTGGGTGTCGGCGGGCTGTGGGACCGGATCACCGCCATGGGCGTGGACCGGCTCTCCCCCGCCGACGCGGTGGCCGCCTTCGAGGAGGCGATCGTCCTGATCAAGTCCCTCGCGGGCGGCGGCCCGCCGGTCACCCACGACGGCCGCTTCTACCGGGTGGCCGGCATCGAGCCCTCACCCGTGGCCGCGCCTCCGGTGTGGACCGGGTCGGTCGGCCCGAAGTCCCTCGCCGCCACCGGCCGCGTCGCCGACGGCTGGATCCCCGGCCACGCGGCGGACTGGCTCAGCGACCGCTACCGGGAGTCGCGCCCGGTCATCGACGCGGCGGCGGCCGCGGTGGGCCGCGACCCGGGCGAGATCCGCACGGTGTTCAACTTCCCCGGCCGCATCACCGAACGCCCCCTGACCGCCACCCGCGACGACCAGGGCCGCTGGATCGGCGGCTCCGTCGACCAGTGGGTCGAGGAGCTGACCGGGGCGGTCCTGGAGCACGGCGCGTCGGGCTTCGTCCTCTTCGCGAACGACTACGGCCACGTGGACCTCACCACGCTGGGCCGCTGGGCCACGGAGGTCGCCCCGGCCGTGCGCGAGGCGGTCGCGAAGGAGCGCGGCTGA
- a CDS encoding NAD(P)/FAD-dependent oxidoreductase produces MSRTVAVIGGGYGGAAVAKALDSEADVVLIDPRDAFVNVAGSLRALARPDWADNAFFPFDTLLARGEVIRDRAVSVDPEGVTLASGRRVDADYLVLATGSSYSYPANPASDATAEALDDLRRSHKELDGAERVLILGAGPVGLELAGEIREVWPNKEITVVDPAEQLLPGFEPELRDDLHRQLDAQEVRLRLGTRLTVPPATEPGRAGTFTVATGNGDEITADIWFRAHGLRINSDFLADGRLTTRTEQGQVPVTGTLRVRGHDHVYAVGDLTDLAEAKMAGYAMQHAEVVARNIAAQLRGETPEAVYEPATDPMILLPLGTRGGVGQLPSPDGPNVVTSDTVSAYKGGDLFTGRFAEMFGTAGS; encoded by the coding sequence ATGAGTCGTACAGTCGCAGTCATCGGTGGGGGTTACGGCGGGGCCGCGGTCGCCAAGGCGCTGGACTCCGAGGCCGATGTCGTCCTGATCGATCCGCGGGACGCGTTCGTCAACGTGGCCGGTTCGCTCCGGGCCCTGGCCCGGCCGGACTGGGCGGACAACGCGTTCTTCCCGTTCGACACCCTGCTCGCCCGGGGCGAGGTGATCCGCGACCGCGCCGTCTCGGTGGACCCCGAGGGCGTCACCCTCGCCTCCGGGCGCCGCGTCGACGCGGACTATCTGGTCCTGGCCACCGGCTCCAGCTACAGCTACCCGGCCAATCCCGCGTCGGACGCCACCGCCGAGGCGCTGGACGACCTCCGCCGGAGCCACAAGGAGCTGGACGGCGCGGAGCGGGTGCTGATCCTCGGGGCCGGGCCGGTGGGTCTGGAACTCGCGGGCGAGATCCGGGAGGTCTGGCCGAACAAGGAGATCACGGTGGTGGACCCGGCGGAGCAGCTGCTGCCCGGCTTCGAGCCGGAGCTTCGGGACGACCTGCACCGCCAGCTGGACGCGCAGGAAGTCCGGCTGCGCCTCGGCACCCGCCTGACCGTCCCGCCGGCCACCGAGCCGGGCCGGGCCGGGACCTTCACGGTCGCCACCGGGAACGGCGACGAGATCACCGCCGACATCTGGTTCCGCGCCCACGGGCTGCGGATCAACAGCGACTTCCTCGCCGACGGCCGCCTCACCACCCGCACCGAGCAGGGCCAGGTCCCGGTCACCGGGACGCTGCGCGTCCGCGGCCACGACCACGTGTACGCGGTCGGCGACCTCACCGACCTCGCCGAGGCGAAGATGGCCGGGTACGCGATGCAGCACGCCGAGGTCGTGGCACGGAACATCGCCGCGCAGCTGCGCGGCGAGACGCCCGAGGCGGTCTACGAGCCCGCGACCGACCCGATGATCCTGCTGCCGCTCGGCACCCGGGGCGGCGTCGGCCAGCTGCCCTCCCCCGACGGCCCGAACGTCGTCACGTCCGACACGGTCTCCGCTTACAAGGGCGGCGACCTGTTCACCGGCCGCTTCGCCGAGATGTTCGGCACCGCCGGCTCCTGA
- a CDS encoding MarR family winged helix-turn-helix transcriptional regulator produces the protein MAMATALVRTAFLVNAAYAESARQHELTPQQGQLLCALMARPYGMGELGAVLRLAKSSLTGLVDRSERNGLVRREQDADDLRAVRVALTPQGTALAEEFYGGTCRRIERLPSTLGAAERATLVALLGRVVRDNEAPARFTEPNEGCSS, from the coding sequence ATGGCCATGGCGACCGCTCTGGTGCGGACCGCGTTCCTCGTCAACGCCGCCTACGCCGAGTCCGCCCGCCAGCACGAACTCACTCCACAGCAGGGCCAGTTGCTCTGCGCACTGATGGCCCGACCGTACGGCATGGGCGAGTTGGGCGCGGTACTGCGCCTCGCCAAGTCGAGCCTGACCGGACTCGTGGACCGCAGCGAGCGCAACGGACTGGTCCGCCGCGAGCAGGACGCCGACGACCTGCGCGCCGTGCGCGTCGCATTGACACCCCAAGGCACCGCCCTGGCCGAGGAGTTCTACGGCGGCACATGCCGGCGGATCGAGCGACTGCCGTCGACCCTCGGTGCGGCCGAGCGGGCCACGCTCGTCGCGCTGCTCGGCCGCGTCGTGCGCGACAACGAGGCCCCCGCGCGCTTCACGGAGCCGAACGAGGGTTGCAGTTCGTGA
- a CDS encoding oxygenase MpaB family protein: MNPEATAPRAADPGLFGPDSVTWQLHGDPVMWIAGVRALYLQALHPRAVRGVMINSDFRKDAWGRLLRTANFVGTISYGTADAAEAAGARVRKIHRLLGVDDPELLLWVHCAEIDSYLNVARRSGIPLTDAQADRYVDEHRTSARLVGLDPDRTPADTDELDAYFVAVRPELAAGEDARVVDDFLRRPPIPPLLVPARAVIWRHVAALAYDTLPPYAHELYGRPAPPPETVTHRLVATANALRSIPARLRWRLPPGHILNAMARLGPATRPAPFKLHRQAAILDGPGRAQQLSDGGDSTRWRRPG; encoded by the coding sequence GTGAACCCCGAAGCGACGGCGCCCCGCGCCGCAGACCCCGGCCTCTTCGGCCCCGACTCCGTGACCTGGCAGCTCCACGGCGACCCGGTCATGTGGATCGCCGGGGTCCGCGCCCTCTACCTCCAGGCCCTGCACCCCCGTGCCGTCCGGGGCGTGATGATCAACAGTGACTTCAGGAAGGACGCCTGGGGCCGCCTGCTGCGCACCGCGAACTTCGTCGGCACCATCAGCTACGGCACCGCCGACGCCGCGGAGGCGGCCGGGGCCCGCGTCCGCAAGATCCACCGGCTGCTCGGCGTCGACGACCCGGAGCTGCTGCTCTGGGTGCACTGCGCCGAGATCGACTCGTACCTGAACGTCGCCCGCCGTTCCGGCATCCCGCTGACGGACGCCCAGGCCGACCGGTACGTCGACGAACACCGCACCTCCGCCCGGCTCGTCGGCCTCGACCCGGACCGGACGCCGGCCGACACGGACGAACTCGACGCGTACTTCGTCGCCGTGCGCCCCGAGCTCGCCGCCGGCGAGGACGCGCGCGTCGTCGACGACTTCCTGCGCCGGCCCCCGATCCCGCCGCTGCTCGTCCCCGCCCGCGCGGTGATCTGGCGGCACGTCGCGGCCCTCGCGTACGACACGCTGCCGCCGTACGCCCACGAGTTGTACGGCCGTCCCGCGCCGCCGCCCGAGACCGTCACCCACCGGCTCGTCGCCACGGCGAACGCGCTCCGCAGCATCCCCGCCCGGCTCCGCTGGAGGTTGCCGCCCGGTCACATCTTGAACGCGATGGCGCGACTCGGGCCCGCCACGCGGCCCGCCCCGTTCAAACTGCACAGGCAGGCGGCCATACTGGACGGGCCGGGGAGGGCGCAGCAGCTTAGCGACGGGGGCGACAGCACGCGATGGCGGAGACCAGGCTGA
- a CDS encoding tetratricopeptide repeat protein gives MAETRLIQSRYRLLEQIGRGGMGEVWRATDEALGRSVAVKCLKPLGPQHARGDDNFVKVLRERFRREARVAASLQHRGVTVVHDFGESDGVLYLVMELLEGQNLSQLLEQNKQAPLPVADVVDIAEQVADALAYTHRQGIVHRDLKPANIMRLTDGAVKICDFGIARLGADIGFTSRLTGTGIAMGTPHYMSPEQISGSEVDHRSDLYSLGCVLYEIATGVPPFDLDDAWAVLVGHRDTPPVPLREHRAELPAFLERMVLDLLAKTPEGRPGDASELCGRIAAARSGPVLVDPHAHQGAHPHPHAHQGTHPYPNQAPHPIAHVHSATPSRVRPQPAPGHAPHEPRLPDWTRGMTTGHKAAGGTLAAPRPTPYDPTAGLTGEWTSPGMPPPVQLPGAARVERPTPPPELLSVLASRHNAGLSLGRLGRWDEAGEVHRAVAEDRERALGADHPDTLTSRYEVGFTLSRTGRADDALREFARVADGRERTLGPDHADTLAARQETAYVLGRLGRYAEAHQVYAAVLASRERTMGPDHPDTLRCRHNLAFNLGRLGRLDESYRTAQEVADARARLLGATHPDTLVTRYEVAFTLGQLGRWADALHTYREVAAARGAVFGADHADTLAARYEVGICLGRLGRSGEALELYRDLVAARTRVNGPAHPETLRARHGLGVNLGRLARWEEALEESRDVCVLRERVLGADHPDTLVSRREVAVGLGWLGRWADALSAYRQVAEARDRVLGQAHPDALASRNDEAHCLEQLGRHAEAVDLYRRVADLRRRQGSPTG, from the coding sequence ATGGCGGAGACCAGGCTGATCCAGAGCCGGTACCGGCTGCTCGAACAGATCGGGCGTGGCGGCATGGGCGAGGTGTGGCGCGCGACCGACGAGGCGCTCGGCCGCAGCGTCGCCGTCAAGTGCCTCAAGCCGCTCGGGCCGCAGCACGCCCGCGGCGACGACAACTTCGTCAAGGTGCTGCGCGAGCGCTTCCGGCGCGAGGCCCGGGTCGCGGCCTCCCTCCAGCACCGCGGCGTCACCGTCGTGCACGACTTCGGCGAGTCGGACGGGGTGCTCTACCTGGTCATGGAACTCCTGGAGGGGCAGAACCTCAGCCAGCTCCTGGAGCAGAACAAGCAGGCCCCGCTGCCCGTCGCCGACGTCGTCGACATCGCCGAACAGGTCGCCGACGCCCTCGCGTACACCCACCGCCAGGGCATCGTGCACCGCGACCTGAAGCCCGCGAACATCATGCGGCTCACCGACGGCGCCGTGAAGATCTGCGACTTCGGGATCGCCCGCCTCGGCGCCGACATCGGGTTCACCTCCCGCCTCACCGGCACCGGCATCGCGATGGGAACCCCCCACTACATGTCGCCGGAGCAGATCAGCGGGTCCGAGGTGGACCACCGCAGCGACCTGTACTCGCTCGGCTGCGTCCTCTACGAGATCGCCACCGGCGTCCCGCCGTTCGACCTCGACGACGCCTGGGCGGTGCTGGTCGGCCACCGTGACACCCCGCCCGTCCCGCTGCGCGAGCACCGGGCCGAACTGCCCGCGTTCCTGGAGCGGATGGTCCTCGACCTGCTCGCCAAGACCCCCGAGGGCAGGCCCGGGGACGCGTCCGAGCTGTGCGGCCGGATCGCCGCGGCCCGCTCCGGCCCGGTCCTCGTCGACCCGCACGCGCACCAGGGCGCACACCCGCACCCGCACGCGCACCAGGGCACACACCCGTACCCGAACCAGGCCCCGCACCCGATCGCGCACGTCCACTCCGCCACTCCGTCGCGCGTCCGTCCACAGCCGGCGCCGGGCCACGCGCCCCACGAGCCCCGGCTCCCCGACTGGACACGCGGCATGACCACCGGTCACAAGGCCGCCGGGGGCACGCTGGCCGCGCCGCGCCCGACGCCGTACGACCCCACCGCCGGCCTCACCGGCGAATGGACCTCCCCGGGCATGCCGCCGCCGGTCCAGCTGCCGGGCGCGGCCCGCGTCGAGCGCCCCACGCCGCCGCCGGAGCTGCTGTCCGTGCTGGCGAGCCGGCACAACGCGGGACTCAGCCTCGGCCGGCTCGGCCGCTGGGACGAGGCCGGCGAGGTGCACCGGGCCGTCGCGGAGGACCGCGAGCGGGCCCTCGGCGCCGACCACCCCGACACGCTCACCAGCCGCTACGAGGTCGGCTTCACCCTCAGCCGGACCGGCCGCGCCGATGACGCGCTGCGCGAGTTCGCCCGCGTCGCCGACGGCCGCGAGCGGACGCTCGGCCCCGACCACGCGGACACGCTCGCCGCCCGCCAGGAGACCGCGTACGTTCTTGGCCGGCTCGGCCGGTACGCCGAGGCGCACCAGGTGTACGCGGCGGTGCTCGCGTCCCGCGAGCGGACCATGGGGCCCGACCACCCCGACACGCTGCGCTGCCGCCACAACCTCGCCTTCAACCTGGGCCGCCTCGGTCGCCTGGACGAGTCGTACCGCACGGCCCAGGAGGTCGCCGACGCCCGCGCCCGGCTGCTCGGCGCGACGCACCCCGACACCCTCGTCACCCGCTACGAGGTCGCCTTCACGCTCGGGCAGCTGGGCCGCTGGGCGGACGCGCTGCACACGTACCGCGAGGTCGCGGCGGCACGCGGCGCGGTGTTCGGCGCCGACCACGCGGACACCCTCGCCGCGCGGTACGAGGTCGGCATCTGTCTGGGCCGCCTCGGGCGCAGCGGGGAGGCACTGGAGTTGTACCGCGACCTGGTGGCCGCGCGGACGCGGGTGAACGGCCCCGCGCATCCGGAGACCCTGCGCGCGCGGCACGGCCTCGGCGTGAATCTGGGCCGGCTGGCACGCTGGGAGGAGGCCCTGGAGGAGTCCCGGGACGTGTGCGTCCTGCGCGAGCGGGTGCTCGGGGCCGACCACCCCGACACGCTGGTGTCCCGCCGGGAGGTCGCGGTCGGCCTGGGCTGGCTCGGCCGCTGGGCCGACGCGCTCTCCGCGTACCGCCAGGTCGCCGAGGCCCGCGACCGGGTCCTCGGCCAGGCCCACCCCGACGCCCTGGCCAGCCGCAACGACGAGGCCCACTGCCTGGAGCAGCTCGGCCGGCACGCCGAGGCCGTCGACCTCTACCGGCGCGTCGCCGACCTGCGACGCCGGCAGGGCAGCCCGACGGGCTGA
- a CDS encoding FAD-dependent monooxygenase — protein sequence MTGKTVLISGAGIAGPVLAHRLAEHGFRPTVVEWAATPRSSGSPVDVAGPALEIAERMGVLPRLREAATRVSRLRLLDAAGRPVTTLPAQALQSGGGSVEIPRGDLAELLYEAARDRAEFVFGDSIETLVQDGDGVDVTFRTGAPRRFDLVVGADGLHSTVRRLAFGPETEFVHHIGLYVATLPLDEPTADPRTVDLYNAPGRLVAVHPVRGSSLAFFAYRGPAVPDFSPRDLALHRDLLTAAYADTAGWRVPELLDRTRTGADLWFDAVSQVRIPRWSRGRVTLVGDAASSVSLFGDGSSLAMTGAHTLAARLGATPEDHAAAFAAYEARHRALVDPKQRNVHRVASLLVPATRGGVAVRNFGARLWAAGSALRTSRAVAA from the coding sequence ATGACCGGGAAGACGGTTCTGATCTCCGGGGCGGGCATCGCCGGTCCGGTTCTCGCGCACCGACTGGCGGAGCACGGCTTCCGTCCGACGGTCGTCGAATGGGCGGCGACGCCGCGGTCCAGCGGCAGTCCGGTGGACGTGGCGGGACCGGCGCTGGAGATCGCGGAGCGGATGGGGGTGCTGCCCCGGCTGCGCGAGGCCGCCACCCGGGTGAGCCGGCTCCGCCTGCTCGACGCGGCGGGCCGTCCGGTCACCACGCTGCCGGCGCAGGCTCTGCAGAGCGGCGGAGGATCGGTCGAGATCCCGCGCGGCGACCTCGCCGAGCTCCTGTACGAAGCCGCCCGCGACCGCGCCGAGTTCGTCTTCGGCGACTCGATCGAGACGCTCGTCCAGGACGGGGACGGCGTCGATGTGACCTTCCGCACCGGCGCGCCGCGCCGCTTCGACCTGGTCGTCGGCGCCGACGGCCTGCACTCCACGGTGCGCCGGCTCGCCTTCGGCCCGGAGACGGAGTTCGTGCACCACATCGGGCTGTACGTCGCCACGCTCCCGCTGGACGAACCGACCGCCGATCCCCGGACCGTCGACCTGTACAACGCGCCCGGCCGGCTCGTCGCCGTCCACCCGGTCCGCGGCAGTTCTCTGGCGTTCTTCGCCTACCGCGGCCCCGCCGTACCGGACTTCTCGCCCCGGGACCTCGCCCTGCACCGGGACCTGCTGACCGCCGCCTACGCGGACACCGCGGGCTGGCGGGTGCCGGAACTCCTCGACCGGACCCGGACCGGGGCGGACCTCTGGTTCGACGCGGTGAGCCAGGTCCGCATCCCGCGCTGGTCGCGCGGGCGGGTGACCCTGGTGGGGGACGCGGCGTCGTCCGTGTCGCTGTTCGGGGACGGCAGTTCGCTGGCCATGACCGGGGCGCACACGCTCGCCGCGCGTCTCGGCGCGACGCCCGAAGACCACGCCGCCGCGTTCGCCGCGTACGAGGCCCGGCATCGCGCGCTGGTGGACCCCAAGCAGCGGAACGTCCACCGAGTCGCGTCCCTGCTGGTCCCCGCGACCCGCGGCGGGGTGGCGGTCCGGAACTTCGGGGCCCGGCTCTGGGCGGCCGGCTCGGCGCTCCGTACCTCCCGGGCCGTGGCCGCCTGA
- a CDS encoding TetR family transcriptional regulator: MSETKAVGPDDGDTRARILRAADERFTARGYHATSVREIADLVGVTKAAVLYHFPEKADILGALAQPMLDDLEAALDGAAGAAPERVPWAAVEAMLDVWLRHRDLLRLNLQDLALAAPSLVFDRFKSAMLRANALVAGPDPDFAGQVRAAQTIAVLGDPVVLFADAPVAELRAEVLSGVHRLLGADAPRPASPSRGRPALMDDAMTERARSLHASGRGAAEIARELGVSRATVYRRLGLSQKD, from the coding sequence ATGAGCGAGACGAAGGCGGTCGGGCCGGACGACGGCGACACCCGGGCGCGCATCCTGCGCGCGGCCGACGAGCGGTTCACCGCCCGCGGCTATCATGCGACCTCGGTGCGTGAGATCGCCGACCTGGTGGGCGTCACCAAGGCGGCCGTGCTCTACCACTTCCCGGAGAAGGCAGACATCCTCGGCGCCCTGGCCCAGCCGATGCTCGACGACCTGGAAGCGGCGCTCGACGGGGCCGCCGGGGCCGCGCCCGAACGGGTCCCGTGGGCGGCCGTGGAGGCCATGCTGGACGTCTGGCTGCGTCACCGCGATCTTCTCCGGCTCAACCTCCAGGACCTGGCCCTGGCCGCCCCCAGTCTGGTCTTCGACCGCTTCAAGTCGGCGATGCTCCGGGCGAACGCCCTGGTCGCGGGCCCGGACCCGGACTTCGCGGGCCAGGTGCGCGCCGCCCAGACCATCGCCGTGCTCGGCGACCCGGTGGTGCTCTTCGCCGACGCTCCCGTCGCCGAACTCCGCGCCGAGGTGCTCTCTGGGGTCCATCGCCTCCTCGGTGCCGACGCGCCCCGCCCCGCATCGCCCTCGCGCGGCCGGCCCGCCCTGATGGACGACGCCATGACCGAACGGGCCCGGAGCCTGCACGCGTCCGGGCGAGGTGCCGCCGAGATCGCCCGGGAACTCGGTGTCTCCCGGGCCACCGTCTACCGCCGTCTCGGACTGTCTCAAAAAGACTGA
- the tdh gene encoding L-threonine 3-dehydrogenase: MKALVKLKAEPGLWLTDVPEPEAGPGDVLIKVLRTGICGTDLHIRSWDGWAQKTIATPLTLGHEFVGEVVEVGKDVVDINVGDRVSGEGHLVCGKCRNCLAGRRHLCRATIGLGVGRDGAFAEYVVLPASNVWVHRVPVDLDIAAIFDPFGNAVHTALSFPLVGEDVLVTGAGPIGIMAAAVAKHAGARHVVITDVSEERLDLARKAGVSLALNVAEQSIADGQRILGLKEGFDVGLEMSGNPRAMRDMVANMTNGGKIAMLGLPAEDFAVDWAKIVTSMITIKGIYGREMFETWYAMSVLLEGGLDLAPVITGRYACTDFEAAFDDAASGKGGKVILDWTV, from the coding sequence TTGAAGGCGCTGGTCAAGCTGAAGGCGGAGCCGGGACTCTGGCTCACGGACGTGCCGGAGCCGGAGGCCGGCCCGGGTGACGTGCTCATCAAGGTCCTGCGGACCGGTATCTGCGGCACCGACCTGCACATCCGCTCCTGGGACGGCTGGGCGCAGAAGACCATCGCCACGCCGCTGACGCTCGGTCACGAGTTCGTCGGCGAGGTCGTCGAGGTCGGCAAGGACGTCGTCGACATCAACGTCGGCGACCGGGTCAGCGGCGAGGGCCACCTCGTCTGCGGCAAGTGCCGCAACTGTCTGGCCGGCCGCCGCCACCTCTGCCGCGCCACCATCGGCCTCGGCGTCGGCCGGGACGGCGCGTTCGCCGAGTACGTCGTGCTCCCCGCCTCCAACGTGTGGGTGCACCGCGTCCCCGTCGACCTGGACATCGCCGCGATCTTCGACCCCTTCGGCAACGCCGTGCACACCGCGCTGTCCTTCCCGCTCGTCGGTGAGGACGTGCTGGTCACCGGCGCGGGCCCGATCGGCATCATGGCCGCCGCCGTCGCCAAGCACGCCGGCGCCCGGCACGTCGTGATCACCGACGTCAGCGAGGAGCGTCTGGACCTGGCCCGCAAGGCCGGCGTCTCGCTCGCGCTCAACGTCGCCGAACAGTCGATCGCCGACGGCCAGCGCATCCTCGGTCTCAAGGAGGGCTTCGACGTCGGGCTGGAGATGTCCGGCAACCCGCGCGCGATGCGTGACATGGTCGCCAACATGACCAACGGCGGCAAGATCGCGATGCTCGGTCTGCCCGCCGAGGACTTCGCCGTCGACTGGGCGAAGATCGTCACCTCGATGATCACGATCAAGGGCATCTACGGCCGCGAGATGTTCGAGACCTGGTACGCGATGTCGGTCCTCCTGGAGGGCGGCCTCGACCTCGCCCCCGTCATCACCGGCCGCTACGCCTGCACCGACTTCGAGGCGGCCTTCGACGACGCCGCGTCCGGCAAGGGCGGCAAGGTCATCCTCGACTGGACCGTCTGA
- a CDS encoding glycine C-acetyltransferase: MFDSVRDDLRTTLDEIRAAGLHKPERVIGTPQSATVAVTAGGRPGEVLNFCANNYLGLADHPEVIAAAHEALDRWGYGMASVRFICGTQEVHKELEARISNFLGQEDTILYSSCFDANGGVFETILGPEDAVISDALNHASIIDGIRLSKARRFRYANRDMADLERQLKEAGEGGARRKLIVTDGVFSMDGYVAPLAEICDLAERYDAMVMVDDSHAVGFVGPGGRGTPELHGVMDRVDIITGTLGKALGGASGGYVAARAEIVALLRQRSRPYLFSNTLAPVIAAASLKVLDLLESAGDLRERLNANTALFRSRMTEEGFDILPGDHAIAPVMIGDAAEAGRMAELLLERGVYVIGFSYPVVPQGQARIRVQLSAAHSTEDVNRAVDAFVAARAELQG, encoded by the coding sequence ATGTTCGACTCCGTACGTGACGACCTCCGTACCACCCTCGACGAGATCCGCGCCGCCGGGCTCCACAAGCCCGAGCGCGTCATCGGCACCCCGCAGTCCGCCACCGTCGCCGTCACCGCCGGCGGCCGCCCCGGCGAGGTGCTCAACTTCTGCGCCAACAACTACCTCGGCCTCGCCGACCACCCCGAGGTCATCGCCGCCGCCCACGAGGCGCTGGACCGCTGGGGCTACGGCATGGCCTCGGTCCGCTTCATCTGCGGCACGCAGGAGGTGCACAAGGAGCTCGAGGCCCGGATCTCGAACTTCCTCGGCCAGGAGGACACGATCCTCTACTCCTCCTGCTTCGACGCCAACGGCGGCGTGTTCGAGACGATCCTCGGCCCCGAGGACGCCGTCATCTCCGACGCCCTCAACCACGCCTCGATCATCGACGGCATCCGACTCTCCAAGGCCCGCCGCTTCCGCTACGCCAACCGCGACATGGCCGACCTGGAGCGGCAGCTCAAGGAGGCCGGTGAGGGCGGCGCCCGGCGCAAGCTGATCGTCACCGACGGCGTGTTCTCGATGGACGGCTACGTCGCCCCGCTCGCCGAGATCTGCGACCTGGCCGAGCGCTACGACGCCATGGTCATGGTCGACGACTCGCACGCCGTCGGCTTCGTCGGCCCCGGCGGCCGCGGCACCCCCGAGCTGCACGGCGTGATGGACCGCGTCGACATCATCACCGGCACCCTCGGCAAGGCCCTCGGCGGTGCGTCCGGCGGCTACGTGGCGGCCCGCGCCGAGATCGTCGCCCTGCTGCGCCAGCGCTCGCGTCCGTACCTGTTCTCCAACACCCTCGCCCCGGTGATCGCCGCGGCCTCCCTCAAGGTCCTGGACCTGCTGGAGTCGGCCGGTGACCTGCGCGAGCGGCTCAACGCGAACACCGCGCTGTTCCGCTCCCGCATGACCGAGGAGGGCTTCGACATCCTCCCCGGCGACCACGCGATCGCCCCCGTCATGATCGGCGACGCCGCCGAGGCCGGGCGGATGGCCGAGCTGCTCCTGGAGCGCGGCGTGTACGTGATCGGCTTCTCGTACCCTGTCGTCCCGCAGGGCCAGGCGCGCATCCGCGTCCAGCTCTCGGCCGCGCACTCCACCGAGGACGTGAACCGCGCCGTCGACGCCTTCGTCGCCGCCCGCGCGGAACTGCAGGGCTGA
- a CDS encoding LysR family transcriptional regulator, producing MIEARRLHILRAVADHRTVTAAAAALYLTPSAVSQQLAALEQETGHRLVERSARGARLTPAGEILLSHANAVLAQLERAESELAAYGSGEAGTVTVAAFATGIGLVVAPAISELARTSPGIRVRVRDAEGDASLLMVLDRQVDVAVAVEYRGAPGEDDARLTRLPLYAEPFDAVLPLTHRLADGERVALADLAKDPWIGQSAGNPCHDVTVLACEYAGFEPRLDHSSDDFRAVVALAAADAGVALVPRSALRGTDLAGVVIRPVDGVAPTRRVFAAVRRGSEDHPLIAPVLAALRAAAEPRA from the coding sequence ATGATCGAAGCGCGGCGGCTGCACATCCTCCGGGCGGTGGCCGACCACCGCACCGTGACGGCGGCGGCCGCCGCGCTGTATCTGACGCCCTCCGCGGTGTCCCAGCAGCTCGCCGCGCTGGAGCAGGAGACCGGGCACCGGCTCGTCGAGCGCAGCGCGCGCGGGGCCCGGCTCACCCCGGCAGGGGAGATCCTGCTGAGCCACGCCAACGCCGTGCTCGCCCAGCTGGAGCGCGCCGAGTCCGAGCTCGCCGCGTACGGCTCCGGCGAGGCCGGCACGGTCACGGTGGCGGCCTTCGCCACCGGCATCGGCCTGGTCGTCGCCCCGGCGATCTCCGAGCTGGCCCGCACCTCACCCGGCATCCGGGTCCGGGTCCGGGACGCGGAGGGCGACGCGAGCCTGCTGATGGTCCTGGACCGGCAGGTCGACGTCGCGGTCGCGGTCGAGTACCGCGGCGCACCCGGCGAGGACGACGCCCGGCTCACCCGGCTGCCGCTGTACGCGGAGCCGTTCGACGCGGTCCTGCCGCTCACCCACCGGCTGGCGGACGGCGAGCGGGTGGCCCTGGCCGACCTGGCGAAGGACCCCTGGATCGGCCAGTCCGCGGGCAACCCCTGCCACGACGTGACCGTCCTGGCCTGCGAGTACGCCGGCTTCGAGCCACGGCTCGACCACTCGTCGGACGACTTCCGGGCTGTCGTCGCCCTTGCCGCGGCGGACGCCGGTGTGGCGCTCGTCCCGCGCTCCGCACTGCGCGGGACCGACCTCGCCGGCGTGGTGATCCGGCCCGTGGACGGCGTCGCCCCCACCCGCCGCGTCTTCGCCGCCGTTCGCCGCGGCTCCGAGGACCACCCCCTGATCGCCCCCGTCCTCGCCGCCCTCCGCGCGGCCGCGGAGCCGCGCGCCTGA